From the genome of Nitrosopumilus sp., one region includes:
- a CDS encoding ACT domain-containing protein, whose protein sequence is MRTSGMSIPEVVREIITRNRSIYDCMKMDLINYTALAVKIQPEIERILENSVNLNTVVVAIKRYADTFEIKEEVKEEFVLKNARLALTDGIMDVKFSIKDSNQMDPMAILDKFSKVTNNYDFFRFSDSFRFLTEDMEDIRDIFNSMSERDDMFSTGLAKIRVSIPNSQNQSDVVSYVAEVLHANGIELVNAFFSQDSIIIILNERDSSRAYDILHSDIMRT, encoded by the coding sequence ATGAGAACTTCGGGTATGTCCATACCAGAAGTTGTAAGAGAAATAATCACCAGAAATCGCTCAATCTACGATTGCATGAAAATGGATTTAATCAACTATACAGCATTGGCGGTAAAAATTCAACCAGAAATAGAGAGAATTCTAGAGAATTCTGTTAACTTGAATACCGTAGTAGTTGCAATCAAAAGATATGCAGATACATTTGAAATTAAGGAAGAAGTGAAAGAAGAATTTGTTTTGAAAAATGCCAGATTGGCTTTAACAGACGGAATTATGGACGTCAAATTTTCAATAAAGGATTCAAATCAGATGGATCCGATGGCAATTTTAGACAAATTCTCTAAGGTAACAAACAATTATGATTTTTTTAGATTCTCTGATTCGTTTAGATTCCTTACAGAAGATATGGAAGACATCAGAGATATTTTCAATAGCATGTCAGAAAGAGATGACATGTTTAGTACTGGTCTTGCAAAGATCAGAGTTTCAATACCCAACTCCCAAAACCAATCAGATGTGGTATCCTATGTTGCTGAAGTTTTACATGCAAATGGGATAGAGTTAGTAAATGCATTTTTTAGTCAAGACAGTATCATTATAATTCTAAATGAAAGAGATTCATCAAGGGCATACGATATTTTACATTCAGACATTATGAGAACCTAA
- a CDS encoding Hsp20 family protein, with product MTMFFDSEYDRIFKRMSNSFFNIDDIFEEFKGNGSESGPHYYGYTMTVGPDGKPVVKEYGNVKPDLLPTSDTREPLVDTIVDEKEKIVKLIAEIPGVEKADVKIVVENKAVNLSAEHDDKKYHVRVPLQYKVDENSAKASYKNGVLQIVFKLVEEEKPKGKMVEVE from the coding sequence ATGACAATGTTCTTTGATAGCGAATATGATAGAATCTTCAAAAGAATGTCAAACTCTTTTTTTAATATAGATGACATTTTTGAGGAATTCAAGGGAAATGGCTCTGAGTCTGGTCCGCATTATTACGGTTATACGATGACTGTCGGTCCAGATGGAAAACCTGTGGTAAAGGAATACGGAAACGTCAAACCTGACTTGCTTCCAACTTCTGATACCCGAGAACCACTAGTTGACACAATTGTCGACGAAAAAGAAAAAATAGTAAAACTCATAGCTGAGATACCAGGAGTTGAAAAGGCTGATGTCAAAATTGTTGTTGAAAACAAGGCAGTCAACCTTTCAGCAGAGCATGATGACAAAAAATATCATGTAAGAGTTCCCCTGCAATACAAAGTAGATGAGAACTCTGCAAAGGCTTCTTACAAAAACGGAGTTTTACAAATTGTCTTCAAATTGGTTGAAGAAGAAAAGCCAAAAGGCAAAATGGTGGAGGTTGAATAA
- a CDS encoding NAD(P)/FAD-dependent oxidoreductase: MARNKKKIVILGGGFAGVECARQLESKFGNDSEIELVMISEDNFLLFTPMLPQVASGMIETRHIVLPIRTICKKTKFYEGRIKNIDPYGKLVTLWGTGDKRSISIHYDFLIVGLGSETNFFGMSDVEKNAYTMKTLNDAVMLRNRVIDILEQAENETDPILRKSFLNFVVAGGGFAGIETAGELMDLLLDAQKYYPTIHKNDLKVVVIEALGMILPGFNEKLAGFAKEKMTDRNIDIRLKTAITSFDGNEVTTKLLVQNPKEKDEEPITDIIRTKTLIWTAGVTPVNTIKRSMFKTEKGKIIVNDYLEVPNFPGVFAIGDCSLFLNPETQRPFPPTAQIAEAQAKVAAKNLTSLIKNSEKEKFVYHSKGQMAIIGKRSGIATFMGMNISGFWAWLIWRNVYLSKIPTFDKRTRVFLDWTIDLFFDRDISRLKLMKREPEKEYKLLDEVDDVW; this comes from the coding sequence TTGGCCAGAAATAAAAAGAAAATTGTGATTTTAGGTGGTGGATTTGCAGGAGTAGAATGTGCCAGACAATTAGAATCAAAATTTGGAAATGACAGTGAAATTGAATTAGTGATGATAAGTGAAGATAATTTTTTATTGTTCACGCCAATGCTGCCACAAGTGGCATCCGGAATGATTGAAACCAGACACATCGTTTTGCCTATCAGGACAATCTGCAAGAAAACAAAATTCTATGAAGGCAGAATAAAAAATATCGATCCGTATGGGAAACTTGTAACGTTATGGGGAACCGGAGACAAGAGAAGCATTTCAATACATTATGATTTTCTCATAGTTGGACTTGGCAGTGAGACCAATTTTTTTGGAATGTCCGATGTCGAAAAAAATGCATACACCATGAAAACACTCAATGATGCCGTCATGCTAAGAAACAGAGTCATTGACATACTTGAGCAGGCAGAGAATGAAACGGATCCAATTCTTCGAAAGAGCTTTCTGAACTTTGTGGTTGCGGGAGGAGGTTTTGCTGGAATCGAAACTGCGGGAGAATTAATGGATCTTCTTTTAGACGCACAAAAATATTATCCTACAATTCACAAAAATGATCTCAAAGTGGTTGTAATAGAAGCCCTGGGGATGATCTTACCCGGATTCAATGAAAAACTAGCAGGATTTGCAAAGGAGAAAATGACAGATAGAAATATTGACATCAGACTGAAAACTGCAATAACCAGCTTTGATGGAAATGAGGTTACTACTAAATTATTGGTTCAGAATCCAAAAGAGAAAGATGAGGAACCCATAACAGACATAATTAGAACAAAGACACTGATTTGGACTGCGGGAGTTACACCAGTTAATACAATCAAGAGATCGATGTTCAAGACTGAAAAGGGGAAAATTATTGTTAATGATTATCTTGAAGTTCCAAACTTTCCGGGAGTATTTGCAATTGGAGATTGTTCATTATTTTTAAATCCTGAAACGCAAAGACCGTTTCCTCCAACTGCTCAAATTGCGGAAGCTCAAGCAAAAGTTGCTGCAAAAAACTTAACGTCATTAATTAAAAATTCTGAAAAAGAAAAATTTGTCTATCATTCCAAAGGTCAGATGGCAATCATTGGAAAAAGATCTGGGATTGCCACATTTATGGGAATGAATATTTCTGGATTTTGGGCATGGTTAATCTGGAGAAATGTGTACCTCTCAAAAATTCCAACGTTTGACAAGAGGACGCGTGTCTTTCTTGACTGGACAATAGATTTGTTCTTTGATAGAGATATCTCAAGACTGAAATTGATGAAGCGTGAACCTGAAAAAGAATACAAGCTACTTGATGAAGTAGATGACGTTTGGTAA